The Punica granatum isolate Tunisia-2019 chromosome 4, ASM765513v2, whole genome shotgun sequence genome has a window encoding:
- the LOC116204888 gene encoding uncharacterized protein LOC116204888 isoform X2 — protein sequence MGCLEAGIPPVKRDPLLRSPSVSSTARSRPRSKFARFRLDYLQWVCSVAVFLFFVVLFTMFLPGLKDMNVNPRDLVFLREKIGGLDFGEDVIRFEPSKLVHRFQREAVELKRFSAFNVTLRRFHYRKPQLALVFADLLLDQQQILMVTVGTALRELGYEIQVYSLKGGPAYDVWNNLGVPVTIIQSVDTKNIGIDWLNFDGIVVNSLQAKGVLSCFLQEPFKSLPLLWTINDAALAVRLREYNSSGQQELLNSWKKIFNRATAVVFPNYALPMVFSTFDSGNFFVVPGSPAEALEVDSVVALNEGKPREENGLGSKDFVITIVGSRFFYKGLWLEHALVLKAIQPLLLDCNNDPTSRLRVLIFCGTSSSNYSVAVEAIAQNLKYPGGTVEHKSVDDNVDRFLSEADLVVYGSFLEEKSFPEILVKAMCFGKPIIAPKLSMISKYVDDRVNGFLFPKDNVKALRQIIKQLVSKGKLSSLAQDVALHAKVTARDFMVSDAVEGYAWLLQTVLRLPSEVARPKSIGDLPSEFKKKWMWDMFVTGAGPIYQNSTSGSFSFLDTVEVEWNQTHRESSGMTAGEEPFVYSIWEDQKSTELAAARKKREDDELKDRTDQSHGTWEDVYRSAKRADRAKSDLRERDERELERTGQPLCIYEPFLGEGTWPFLHVTSLYRGIGLSTKGRRPGGDDIDGPSRLLILNDPYYRDVLGDYGAYFGISNRIDRIHKNAWIGFQSWRATARKASLSTVAETALLNSIQSKKYGDALYFWVRMDKDQRNPMQQEFWSFCDSVNAGNCKFAFSEALKRMYGFKHDLTNLPPMPSDGGTWSVMQSWALPTKSFLEFTMFSRMFVDALDAQMYNEHHRTGHCYLSFSKLVKCRTSIAILGCSSCS from the exons ATGGGTTGTCTGGAAGCTGGGATCCCTCCCGTCAAGAGAGACCCTCTTCTCCGCTCTCCTTCCGTCTCTTCAACTGCTCGGTCCCGACCCAGATCGAAATTCGCCCGCTTTAGGCTCGATTACCTTCAGTGGGTATGCTCGGTCGCCGTCTTCTTGTTCTTCGTCGTCCTCTTCACCATGTTCTTGCCCGGGCTCAAGGATATGAATGTCAATCCCCGCGATTTGGTCTTCTTGAGGGAAAAAATTGGGGGATTGGACTTTGGGGAAGACGTCATCAGATTTGAGCCTTCAAAGCTTGTGCACAGGTTCCAGAGAGAAGCTGTCGAGTTGAAGCGTTTCTCTGCTTTCAATGTGACACTCCGTCGTTTCCATTACCGGAAACCCCAGCTTGCATTG GTTTTTGCCGATCTCTTGCTGGATCAGCAGCAGATACTGATGGTCACTGTTGGAACAGCCTTACGTGAGCTAGGTTACGAAATTCAG GTTTATTCCCTTAAAGGTGGTCCTGCATATGATGTTTGGAATAACTTGGGAGTCCCGGTGACCATCATCCAGTCTGTTGACACCAAAAATATTGGCATTGATTGGCTGAA CTTCGATGGCATAGTAGTCAACTCTCTTCAAGCTAAGGGTGTCTTATCTTG TTTCCTGCAGGAGCCATTCAAGTCTTTGCCTCTCTTGTGGACCATAAATGATGCTGCTCTTGCTGTCCGCTTAAGAGAATACAATTCAAGCGGGCAGCAGGAGCTCCTAAACAGTTGGAAAAAGATCTTTAATCGGGCCACTGCTGTTGTCTTCCCCAACTATGCCCTACCA ATGGTCTTCTCCACATTCGACAGCGGAAACTTTTTTGTGGTCCCAGGATCTCCTGCTGAAGCACTGGAAGTGGACTCTGTTGTGGCCCTTAACGAAGGAAAACCACGTGAGGAGAACGGTCTAGGATCTAAAGATTTTGTGATCACCATTGTTGGAAGTCGGTTTTTCTACAAGGGTCTCTGGTTGGAGCATGCCCTAGTTCTGAAGGCTATACAACCACTTCTACTAGACTGTAATAATGATCCAACATCTCGTCTCCGAGTTCTCATTTTCTGTGGAACTTCAAGTAGCAACTACAGCGTGGCCGTGGAG GCTATTGCCCAGAATTTGAAATACCCCGGAGGAACTGTGGAGCACAAGTCTGTTGATGACAATGTTGACAGATTCTTGAGTGAAGCTGATCTTGTGGTATATGGATCTTTTCTCGAAGAGAAGTCTTTCCCTGAAATTTTGGTCAAAGCCATGTGCTTTGGGAAGCCGATCATAGCCCCCAAGCTCTCCATGATCAGTAAATAT GTTGATGACAGGGTGAATGGCTTCCTCTTTCCCAAGGACAATGTTAAGGCATTGAGACAAATCATAAAGCAGTTGGTCTCAAAAGGAAAATTATCGTCTCTAGCTCAAGATGTTGCCTTGCATGCAAAAGTAACTGCTAGAGATTTTATGGTCTCAGATGCCGTAGAAGGCTATGCATGGCTGCTTCAGACTGTCCTCAGGCTCCCATCTGAAGTTGCACGTCCCAAGTCTATCGGTGATCTTCCTTCtgaatttaagaaaaagtggATGTGGGATATGTTTGTAACAGGGGCAGGGCCCATATATCAGAATAGCACGTCGGGAAGCTTCAGCTTTCTTGACACGGTTGAAGTGGAGTGGAACCAAACTCACAGAGAGAGCTCAGGCATGACAGCCGGTGAAGAACCATTTGTGTATAGCATATGGGAGGACCAGAAATCTACCGAGCTGGCTGCTgctagaaagaaaagagaggatGACGAG TTGAAGGATCGAACAGATCAAAGTCATGGTACGTGGGAAGATGTTTATCGGAGTGCCAAAAGAGCTGACAGGGCCAAGAGTGATCTTCGAGAAAGGGACGAACGAGAGCTTGAACGGACTGGTCAACCCCTATGTATCTATGAACCTTTCTTAGGGGAAGGAACCTGGCCTTTTCTGCACGTCACTTCCCTTTATCGTGGAATTGGGCTG TCGACTAAAGGTCGAAGACCCGGGGGCGACGATATTGATGGGCCTTCTCGTCTCCTGATTCTCAATGATCCTTACTATCGGGATGTTCTAGGTGATTATGGTGCCTACTTTGGTATTTCCAACAGAATCGATCGCATACACAAGAATGCTTGGATAGGTTTCCAGTCTTGGAGGGCTACTGCAAGGAAG GCGAGCTTGTCTACAGTTGCTGAAACTGCATTATTGAATTCGATCCAGTCAAAGAAGTATGGGGATGCATTGTACTTTTGGGTTCGAATGGACAAGGACCAGAGAAACCCTATGCAACAGGAGTTTTGGTCCTTTTGTGATTCTGTAAACGCAGGAAATTGCAA GTTCGCCTTCTCAGAGGCTCTCAAGAGAATGTACGGCTTCAAGCATGATTTAACCAATTTGCCTCCCATGCCCAGTGATGGTGGCACGTGGTCTGTGATGCAGAGCTGGGCTTTGCCTACGAAGTCATTCCTAGAATTCACCATGTTTTCAAG GATGTTTGTGGATGCACTGGACGCGCAGATGTACAATGAGCATCACCGGACTGGGCACTGTTATCTGAGTTTCTCCAAA TTGGTTAAATGCAGGACAAGCATTGCTATTCTAGGGTGCTCGAGCTGCTCGTGA
- the LOC116204888 gene encoding uncharacterized protein LOC116204888 isoform X1 has protein sequence MGCLEAGIPPVKRDPLLRSPSVSSTARSRPRSKFARFRLDYLQWVCSVAVFLFFVVLFTMFLPGLKDMNVNPRDLVFLREKIGGLDFGEDVIRFEPSKLVHRFQREAVELKRFSAFNVTLRRFHYRKPQLALVFADLLLDQQQILMVTVGTALRELGYEIQVYSLKGGPAYDVWNNLGVPVTIIQSVDTKNIGIDWLNFDGIVVNSLQAKGVLSCFLQEPFKSLPLLWTINDAALAVRLREYNSSGQQELLNSWKKIFNRATAVVFPNYALPMVFSTFDSGNFFVVPGSPAEALEVDSVVALNEGKPREENGLGSKDFVITIVGSRFFYKGLWLEHALVLKAIQPLLLDCNNDPTSRLRVLIFCGTSSSNYSVAVEAIAQNLKYPGGTVEHKSVDDNVDRFLSEADLVVYGSFLEEKSFPEILVKAMCFGKPIIAPKLSMISKYVDDRVNGFLFPKDNVKALRQIIKQLVSKGKLSSLAQDVALHAKVTARDFMVSDAVEGYAWLLQTVLRLPSEVARPKSIGDLPSEFKKKWMWDMFVTGAGPIYQNSTSGSFSFLDTVEVEWNQTHRESSGMTAGEEPFVYSIWEDQKSTELAAARKKREDDELKDRTDQSHGTWEDVYRSAKRADRAKSDLRERDERELERTGQPLCIYEPFLGEGTWPFLHVTSLYRGIGLSTKGRRPGGDDIDGPSRLLILNDPYYRDVLGDYGAYFGISNRIDRIHKNAWIGFQSWRATARKASLSTVAETALLNSIQSKKYGDALYFWVRMDKDQRNPMQQEFWSFCDSVNAGNCKFAFSEALKRMYGFKHDLTNLPPMPSDGGTWSVMQSWALPTKSFLEFTMFSRMFVDALDAQMYNEHHRTGHCYLSFSKDKHCYSRVLELLVNVWAYHSARRMVSVDPQSGLMQEQHRLQKRKGQMWIKWFSYATLKSMDEDYAEEFDSDSPKRRWLWPSTGEVFWQGVLERERSQRHKQKERRKQQSREKIERIKRRQRQKALGKYIKPPPEEMENSNSTRIL, from the exons ATGGGTTGTCTGGAAGCTGGGATCCCTCCCGTCAAGAGAGACCCTCTTCTCCGCTCTCCTTCCGTCTCTTCAACTGCTCGGTCCCGACCCAGATCGAAATTCGCCCGCTTTAGGCTCGATTACCTTCAGTGGGTATGCTCGGTCGCCGTCTTCTTGTTCTTCGTCGTCCTCTTCACCATGTTCTTGCCCGGGCTCAAGGATATGAATGTCAATCCCCGCGATTTGGTCTTCTTGAGGGAAAAAATTGGGGGATTGGACTTTGGGGAAGACGTCATCAGATTTGAGCCTTCAAAGCTTGTGCACAGGTTCCAGAGAGAAGCTGTCGAGTTGAAGCGTTTCTCTGCTTTCAATGTGACACTCCGTCGTTTCCATTACCGGAAACCCCAGCTTGCATTG GTTTTTGCCGATCTCTTGCTGGATCAGCAGCAGATACTGATGGTCACTGTTGGAACAGCCTTACGTGAGCTAGGTTACGAAATTCAG GTTTATTCCCTTAAAGGTGGTCCTGCATATGATGTTTGGAATAACTTGGGAGTCCCGGTGACCATCATCCAGTCTGTTGACACCAAAAATATTGGCATTGATTGGCTGAA CTTCGATGGCATAGTAGTCAACTCTCTTCAAGCTAAGGGTGTCTTATCTTG TTTCCTGCAGGAGCCATTCAAGTCTTTGCCTCTCTTGTGGACCATAAATGATGCTGCTCTTGCTGTCCGCTTAAGAGAATACAATTCAAGCGGGCAGCAGGAGCTCCTAAACAGTTGGAAAAAGATCTTTAATCGGGCCACTGCTGTTGTCTTCCCCAACTATGCCCTACCA ATGGTCTTCTCCACATTCGACAGCGGAAACTTTTTTGTGGTCCCAGGATCTCCTGCTGAAGCACTGGAAGTGGACTCTGTTGTGGCCCTTAACGAAGGAAAACCACGTGAGGAGAACGGTCTAGGATCTAAAGATTTTGTGATCACCATTGTTGGAAGTCGGTTTTTCTACAAGGGTCTCTGGTTGGAGCATGCCCTAGTTCTGAAGGCTATACAACCACTTCTACTAGACTGTAATAATGATCCAACATCTCGTCTCCGAGTTCTCATTTTCTGTGGAACTTCAAGTAGCAACTACAGCGTGGCCGTGGAG GCTATTGCCCAGAATTTGAAATACCCCGGAGGAACTGTGGAGCACAAGTCTGTTGATGACAATGTTGACAGATTCTTGAGTGAAGCTGATCTTGTGGTATATGGATCTTTTCTCGAAGAGAAGTCTTTCCCTGAAATTTTGGTCAAAGCCATGTGCTTTGGGAAGCCGATCATAGCCCCCAAGCTCTCCATGATCAGTAAATAT GTTGATGACAGGGTGAATGGCTTCCTCTTTCCCAAGGACAATGTTAAGGCATTGAGACAAATCATAAAGCAGTTGGTCTCAAAAGGAAAATTATCGTCTCTAGCTCAAGATGTTGCCTTGCATGCAAAAGTAACTGCTAGAGATTTTATGGTCTCAGATGCCGTAGAAGGCTATGCATGGCTGCTTCAGACTGTCCTCAGGCTCCCATCTGAAGTTGCACGTCCCAAGTCTATCGGTGATCTTCCTTCtgaatttaagaaaaagtggATGTGGGATATGTTTGTAACAGGGGCAGGGCCCATATATCAGAATAGCACGTCGGGAAGCTTCAGCTTTCTTGACACGGTTGAAGTGGAGTGGAACCAAACTCACAGAGAGAGCTCAGGCATGACAGCCGGTGAAGAACCATTTGTGTATAGCATATGGGAGGACCAGAAATCTACCGAGCTGGCTGCTgctagaaagaaaagagaggatGACGAG TTGAAGGATCGAACAGATCAAAGTCATGGTACGTGGGAAGATGTTTATCGGAGTGCCAAAAGAGCTGACAGGGCCAAGAGTGATCTTCGAGAAAGGGACGAACGAGAGCTTGAACGGACTGGTCAACCCCTATGTATCTATGAACCTTTCTTAGGGGAAGGAACCTGGCCTTTTCTGCACGTCACTTCCCTTTATCGTGGAATTGGGCTG TCGACTAAAGGTCGAAGACCCGGGGGCGACGATATTGATGGGCCTTCTCGTCTCCTGATTCTCAATGATCCTTACTATCGGGATGTTCTAGGTGATTATGGTGCCTACTTTGGTATTTCCAACAGAATCGATCGCATACACAAGAATGCTTGGATAGGTTTCCAGTCTTGGAGGGCTACTGCAAGGAAG GCGAGCTTGTCTACAGTTGCTGAAACTGCATTATTGAATTCGATCCAGTCAAAGAAGTATGGGGATGCATTGTACTTTTGGGTTCGAATGGACAAGGACCAGAGAAACCCTATGCAACAGGAGTTTTGGTCCTTTTGTGATTCTGTAAACGCAGGAAATTGCAA GTTCGCCTTCTCAGAGGCTCTCAAGAGAATGTACGGCTTCAAGCATGATTTAACCAATTTGCCTCCCATGCCCAGTGATGGTGGCACGTGGTCTGTGATGCAGAGCTGGGCTTTGCCTACGAAGTCATTCCTAGAATTCACCATGTTTTCAAG GATGTTTGTGGATGCACTGGACGCGCAGATGTACAATGAGCATCACCGGACTGGGCACTGTTATCTGAGTTTCTCCAAA GACAAGCATTGCTATTCTAGGGTGCTCGAGCTGCTCGTGAATGTTTGGGCGTACCATAGCGCGAGGAGGATGGTCTCTGTGGACCCACAGAGCGGTCTAATGCAGGAACAACACAGGTTACAGAAAAGGAAAGGGCAGATGTGGATCAAATGGTTCTCATATGCGACATTGAAGAGCATGGATGAAGACTATGCCGAGGAGTTCGACTCTGACAGCCCCAAGAGAAGGTGGCTCTGGCCTTCCACGGGTGAAGTCTTCTGGCAAGGAgtattagagagagagagaagccaAAGGCATAAGCAGAAGGAGAGGAGGAAACAGCAGAGTAGGGAGAAAATCGAGAGGATCAAGAGAAGGCAGCGCCAGAAAGCTCTAGGGAAGTACATAAAACCGCCCCCTGAGGAGATGGAGAATTCCAATTCGACAAGGATTTTATGA